The Streptomyces sp. NBC_00483 genome contains the following window.
GTACGGGGACTTCACCCCCACGGCCGTCGACCAGGAGGCGACCGAGCGCGACACGCTTCGAGTGGCCGATGAGACTCTCACGGAACTACGGGACTCTCACCCTAAAGTTGAGGTTGAGACTTTGGTGGTGCCGGGCGACGCGGCGGGTCATCTCGTCGAGAACTCGCGCGACGCGGAACTGGTCGTCGTCGGTCGCCACCGCCGCCGCCTCACCCGCCCCGCCCCGATGCTCGGATCGGTCACGCACGCGGCCCTGCTGCACGCGGCCGGCCCTGTCGCGGTGGTCCCGCCCGAGGACGACTGAGCTCTGACGGCCGCGGCCCGCTCGGCGCGGCACGACACAACCGCGCTCAGCGCAGTAGGACACATCCGCGCTCAGCGCAGTACGACACATCCGCGCCCGGTCAGCTCGTCGAGCAGGCCGGGCGCGAGCCGCACATCGTTCCAGCGCAGATCGAGCTTCTCCAGGCAGGGCAGCTCCGCGACCCACCCCGGCACCTCACGCAGCCAATTGCTGCGCAGATCGAGCCGGCGCAGCCGAGGAAGAGCGCGCAGCGCTTCGGGCACAACGGCGAACACGTTGTCCCGCAGCTCCACCTCCCGCAGCTCCGCCAGATCCCCTACGGACGCGGGAAGCACGGAGAGCCGATTGCCGCGCAGCCACAACTCCCGGAGTGCGGTGAGCCCGCCGATGCCGTCCGGCAGCGCATCGAGCCGGTTGTGCTGGGCGCGCAGCTCCACGAGACCGGTCATCGCGCCGAGCGTGGAGTGCAGCGCCGTCAGCCGGTTCTCGCCGACATTCAGATACGCGAGCCGGTCCAGGGCGCCGAGCGATTCCGGCAGTTCGGTGAGCCGGTTGTCGTGCAGATACAGGAAACGGCTCAGGCCGGTGAGGCCGCCGAGTTCCGCCGGGACCGAGGTGAGCAGGTTGTGCCCGAGGTCGAGGGTGTGCAGACGCGTCAGCGTGCCGATGCGTTCGGAAAGGTGTGCGAGCCGATTGTCGGCCAGCAGCAGCACCTCAAGGGCGGGATGCCGCCACACCTCCTCGGGTACGACGTCCAGGCCGCCCCGCCAGTGGTCGAGCACCGTCCCGCTCATGAACCCGCACCCTAACCGCACCGGAACCGCAAACCGCACCGGAACCGCACCGATTTTCGTACCGAGAATGCCGCATCACGCTCCGGCGGGGGCGCCCCGGCGTACGCTGAGGTGCCTGGAAACCGTGGTGCGCGACCGTGCCGCGGGTGGGGGTGCGCCATGGTGCGGAGCGCTGGCCGGGGCAGGCGGAAGCTGTTCGAGCGGGACAGTGAACTCGCCGTCGTGGACGCGGTGTTGAACGAGCTGACCGGACTCCCGCAGGGCGGCGGGGAGCCCCCGGACCGGCCGCACGGCGCGCTGCTCGCCGTCGCCGCGACCGCCGGACTCGGCAAGACCAGCCTCCTCGCCGAAGTGCGCCGCAAGGCCTCCGCCAAGGGCTGCACCGTCCTGTACGCACGCGGCGGCGACCAGGAGCAGGGCGTCGCCTTCCACGTCGCCCGCCAGCTCCTCCAGCCACGCCTCGCGGGCGCCTCAGCCGCCGATCTCCGTGCCACGCTGGGCAGTTGGTACACGATCGTGGGCCCCGCCCTCGGCCTCTGCGCCCCCACCGAAGGCGCGCCGCCCGACCCGCAGGGCCTGCGCGACGGCCTCGACTGGGTGCTCACCCACCTCGCCGTGCAGCAGGCCCCCATGGTCCTCGTCCTCGACGACGCCCACTGGGCCGACCCGGAGTCCCTGAGCTGGCTCGCCTCGTTCGCTCCACGCGCCGAGGAACTGCCGCTCCTGCTCGTCGTCGCCTACCGACCGGAAGAACTCCCGGACCACGCCGAGGCCCTGCGCGGACTGCCGGGCCGCTCGGGCCGGCGCGCCCTCGGACTCGAACCGCTCAGCGCCTCCGCCATCGCCGGACTCGTCCGCGAATCCCTCGGCGGCCACGCCGACGACGCGTTCTGCCGCGAATGCTGGGCCGTCACCGCCGGCAACCCCTTCGAAGCGGTCGAGCTGACCGCGAAGGTGCGCGACCGCGGCCTCGTCCCCACCGAGACCGGCGCCCACCTGCTGCGCGACCTCGCCGCCGCGGCCAAGGGCAGCGGCCTCGTCGCCCGCATCGAACGCCTCGGCACCTCCACCGTCCGCTACGCCTGGGCCTGCGCCGTGCTCGGCACCGAGATCGCGCCCGAACTCGCGGCGAACGTCGCCGGGTTGGGCCCGGAAGAGGCCGCCGACGCCACCGACCGGCTCAGGGCGGCGCGCGTACTCAAGGGCGTGGAGTCGCTCGAATTCGTCCACCCGCTGATCGCCACCGCCGTCTCCCGCGCCATCCCCGGCGGCATCCGCGTCGCCCTGCACGGACAGGCCGCCTGGACCGTCCTCGACGCGGGCCTCGGCCCCTGCGCCGCCGCCCGGCACCTCCTTGAGACCCACCCCGAAGGCGACACGTGGGTCGTGCGGCAGCTGCGCGCCGCAGCCGCCGAGACCGTCCGCGCGGGAGCCCCCGACGCCGCCCGCCGCTACCTCGCCCGCGCCCTGCGCGAACCCCCGGCCTTCGACGACCGCGCCGCCGTCCTCTACGAACTCGGCAGCGCCTCCCTGCTCACCGAGCCCGCCACCACCGTCAACCACCTGCGCGCCGCCCTCGAGGAGCCCATCACCGACCCGGCCCTGCGCCACGGCA
Protein-coding sequences here:
- a CDS encoding leucine-rich repeat domain-containing protein, whose protein sequence is MSGTVLDHWRGGLDVVPEEVWRHPALEVLLLADNRLAHLSERIGTLTRLHTLDLGHNLLTSVPAELGGLTGLSRFLYLHDNRLTELPESLGALDRLAYLNVGENRLTALHSTLGAMTGLVELRAQHNRLDALPDGIGGLTALRELWLRGNRLSVLPASVGDLAELREVELRDNVFAVVPEALRALPRLRRLDLRSNWLREVPGWVAELPCLEKLDLRWNDVRLAPGLLDELTGRGCVVLR
- a CDS encoding ATP-binding protein — encoded protein: MVRSAGRGRRKLFERDSELAVVDAVLNELTGLPQGGGEPPDRPHGALLAVAATAGLGKTSLLAEVRRKASAKGCTVLYARGGDQEQGVAFHVARQLLQPRLAGASAADLRATLGSWYTIVGPALGLCAPTEGAPPDPQGLRDGLDWVLTHLAVQQAPMVLVLDDAHWADPESLSWLASFAPRAEELPLLLVVAYRPEELPDHAEALRGLPGRSGRRALGLEPLSASAIAGLVRESLGGHADDAFCRECWAVTAGNPFEAVELTAKVRDRGLVPTETGAHLLRDLAAAAKGSGLVARIERLGTSTVRYAWACAVLGTEIAPELAANVAGLGPEEAADATDRLRAARVLKGVESLEFVHPLIATAVSRAIPGGIRVALHGQAAWTVLDAGLGPCAAARHLLETHPEGDTWVVRQLRAAAAETVRAGAPDAARRYLARALREPPAFDDRAAVLYELGSASLLTEPATTVNHLRAALEEPITDPALRHGIVYRLSQVLAHTDRLAEASETLAREIRVTDDPRVRLRMQAEQFMWDAFRADEPDSPARSRRLAKLADRLTGRDLTERYLIGLRTWDATLRGEPVDTVIQHAERALAGGLRWAADEDRGFEVPVLVAMAFLYADRPGCTEELFVEGIADFEQAGWRGAHLSFAYTLLGYIRYRRGRLAEAEDFVRAGLRLARRVGPGTPAHWYAVGTLVEVLLARGRAPEAKEVADEHAFGPPFPAAVVFPDAQTVYGELLLALGRTEDAVEELAAAGRRLDPRGMRNPAWCPWQLHLARAEAPDAPERARALAEDAVERARHYGAPSAVGQALRIVAEVSTGTERAKLLEESVAHLERSPAGYELACSLVALGAEQRRKGRSKEAADHLYRGLDAAIGCGADGLAQHARDELAAAGLRPRPLHGAVTDTLTARERAAASGAARGSCPSEIARDLHVDESTVVRLLSSVYRKLGTDVKGLAAALGE